Genomic segment of Oryzias melastigma strain HK-1 linkage group LG21, ASM292280v2, whole genome shotgun sequence:
tcggaaaaagaaagaaatgtgtgTAGACACAGAAGCATCCAGAGACCTTCTGGTGACAGTTAGACGACCTTCTCCTACTCTCCATATctatcctttttttcctccatttagTTCTccctgcttctgtttggtgcagtgcgactcatgtgttgtccctctttccctCTCTCCTCCGAGTGACCGGGAGATATTTTGATTCCAGGTGGCTTGACTCTGTTCCtattcttggctgtggacctcgtctctggctTGACTCGTACCCCCAGCTGTCCAGTTCAGTCTGGGTAaaggatcgtctgtgctcttgtccttggcagtggacctcaaCTCTTGCTGATCTCGCCTCCCCAGCTGTCTCAGTTCCATCTGGATTAAGGATCGCCTGTGCTCCTATCcatggcagtggacctcgcctctggctcgacttgTGCCCACAAGCTGTCCCCCAGCTCCATTTGGATGGAGGATTGTCTGTGCTTttgtccttggccgtggaccttgtCTCTGGCTAATCTCAAGCCTCCAGTTACATCTAGATAAAGAGTCATCTGTGCTCCTATCCTTAGCTGTGGACCttacctctggctcgtcttgagCCTCCATTACTATCTGGTTGagggatcatctgtgctcctatCTTTAgtcgtggacctcacctctggcttgtcttgatcccccagttccatctggatgaaggattgtctgtgctcttgttcttggccgtggacctcgcctctggatCACCTCTAGATTCCccagcccatctgctacactctTCAAACATGTGGGTGTAGAGATAGATAAGCTAAGCCTTCTGTAACAGTCCTGCGAAAGGATCCCTCCGTTATGTTGACATTTCtcgaggtttcttctttttcccccCCAGAAAttcccagtttagtttagtaaccagctactgtttatattttatgactgactttttgtttttgtacaattactgaTATGAAGCCCATTAGGACAACCGTACTGTGATATCGagctatataaaaaaactgaattgaatcctGAGAAGACCAAGATCCTGAAGATCAACTAAGATCAACACATGTTCACCGTAGTCATGTGGACCAttcagggtctgcaacctttaaccctaaaagagccattcggTCCAGAGAGAGCCGCCAAGTCCCCCtttattatataaaatacaccatttctgcttttttggctataatacattaaaaaataaaatatggcttttaaatatttacaatggTCAGAACTGTATTgcataactttaaaataaggTAAATAAGTGGGATTATGTAAATTCAcgtcttcccactccttttttAAGGAATCacactctacttgactttagttaatatttactatttttgattatttaaatgtgacataagtgtgtctttgtttttgtttgttcgttttctattttataatgaatttgtttaattaattcTGTAATGAGTtagaaacatgtattttttgtcctgcatttttcacaatctatgcttgaaataaaccaaatcaatcaatcaataattgaaattaaacagtgttgtgtttttctataaataacaatTCTGACTTATTTCTTacatgttcctttcaaaataaaatacacggaaggattaaaaaatgcaataaaaccaatttacacatttaatttctttacattATGACTTTTGGTCTTTATCCTTTTACTGTTGAATATGAACATAAACAGTggtctgatttttaaatctttacatGAAGATTTTATTCtatactttaaaaactttgtctCTGAACAGCAAGtagacacttttttaaagaagatcattaaagaaaattaaacttttttttgttttgaccgaAACGACAAACTCATTATTTAGtcaattgtttcattttggaggttgcagacccctgagctaAACCTGGATCTGCAGAACCACAATGAAGACCAGGATACAGGAAGGCTCTGCTGCAGCGCTGCAGCGAACAGCTCAGGAGCTCAGCCGCTCCCAGAACCTTCAGACAGGTCCACTCCAGCATCGGCTGACTCGGAACCGAACACAAGCCCGTCTTCAAGGCCAGCCCCCTGAAACGGAAACATCCTCCATCAGACCTCAGAGATGTTTCTCTCACTGTTGTGATGGAGATCCTCACCTCTGCGCCTTGTTGGGACACAGATCTGCCAGCTGATGAAGAGCTTCCTCCAGCCGCATCATCTTCAGTCTGTTCACGCATTGTTccacctggaggaggaggagacagtCAGACACCTGGACGCGTCACACCTGAGTCTGTGAACAGTCCTGACCTGCTTCAGGGCTCTGAGGGTCTTGTTGGCCCTGAAGTTGTTGTGCAGGACGTGCAGCAGCTCGTACAGGAGTCGAACCTCCGTCTGCAGAACCTCACTGCGCACGAGCTTCAGCACCTTCTCGTTTCCCGCGATCACGCATTTCACCTTATGGgctgttgaagaagaaaaagaaaacgagATGATCACGCCCCCTCACGctaagccacgccccctccacGTGGACCGCTGACTCTATCCCGCAGGTGATCAGCATCCTCACCTGAAACGTGCGTGAACTGTGCGCGCACACATGAAACAGCGGCGGGAAACGGGATGTTGACTCTGTTCCACGGCGCTGCTGCCATGCTGCTCTGCTCCTGTGTCCGGAAGTCAAGCAGCCAATGGGAGCGGAGCACCGAGTGACGTCACCGACTGGCTTTTAAAGACACAGAGCTGATCCTGTGttttattacagaaaataaaataaaatacaataaaatgaaatgaaatgaaataaaataaagtaaagtcaaataaatacaGCAAACcggatttctttttctttaaaaaaacattacaaattacaaaaaaatgaaaaaaaaaaaactttggacaTTGAAGTGTTATGtagaatttttattattaaacttACACTAAtctaaaagaaacataaaactgGAAAAGTTTCAATCTGGGTTTATTGCTTTTGACTAGAGAATGATCTGTTTAATGCAATGTTATAATATGATGGAgtttcaaggaaaaaaatcattttaaaagcattttattgaaaaaataaacacaacaataTCAAACTCTCTCTCTCATCCAGCAGATGACCTTTTGGTTGACCTCATCCATGATGGATTCCTCAGACCGGCCTCTCACAGTCAGTCCATGGCGTCCTCCCTGCAGCCAGAGCACCTCGGTGGGAGCTTCCATGTCCTTCATCATCGCGTTGAAAAGCTCCtgagaaaaaacagattaaaaaagatcGGCTCTGCACAAAAAAGAGCTGAACAACAACAGGCACACTCTAGAACAAAGTATGATTATTCAggaaaataatcaaagttttGCAGTGTTACCGGGTCACACATGTCATCCTCTGTCCCCGACACGAACAGCACCGGGATGCTGGCAGGCAGCATGCGCAGATCCTGGCTCCTCTGCAGGTGGGCCTGCGTCTGCGCAGGAGGATGCAGGGGGAAGCTCAGACAGATGAGCCCCCGCGGGGCATCACCTCCATCCCGGCTCAGCTGGCTGGCCAGCGCTGCAGCCGCCCGGCCCCCCATCGACCTACCTGTGGGAGGACATTGAAAATAcctgtaaataaaatacaacttaaaacacacacaaaaaagctggGAGAATGTGTACGTTACCTCCAAGATATATGGATTTTACTGCAAACTTCTACTGTGATTTCAAGTAATTCTGAAGagggaaaaacacaaatcaattcATTTACAGGAAATgaatcaaagtcaaggcccgggggccagatttttaggctgtttagaagtttagcggccctgtgacagactggcgacctgtcctgGGTGTACCCCggcttcgcccatcagtagccaggataggctccggcaaccccgcgaccccgaaagggacacagcggtcaagaagatggatggatggatagaagttTAGCTAAACTTTCTGCTAAATGCTAACTGATTTAGcaaattcaggctttttttctgggtattttttaggcttttttgaagtttagttattttttcagctacatgccagctgttttggctaacctaggttttctttttttaaggttaatttggcatttagatatcaggctatcagcttcagcgtttttagctactAGCTTcggtgatttcagctatcaactacaccatcttcagctatcagtggccaaattcagctaacagcattcctACTacaattatcacaggtaattttATAAATCTAgttaataaatatgttaaaaagtttcgttttaaccttttaaaaatgtagttttagtgttcaatacatgtttattctgttcagcctaaggtgtgttttagattttgcctGATTTACAGGATTAAATAATTGTATCAATAGAAATTATTATGGCAGCAGcacaattaaagttaaaaagtcacacgaaaaacaaaaacaaggattAGAAGAacattaaatgtgaaaaatacacAGCAGAcctataaaaaaaaccctcaaaaataaaaattaatgtgTATAAAAAGTCGATCCTCCTGTCTCGTGACTGACCCACGCAGCGTGGTACGCCTTCACCCTGTAAACTAGGTTTAGAGCCCTGCAGGTGAAGCGGAGGCAGAGGAAGCCGTTTGAAGCCAGGGCGCGCGCCAGGGAAACCAGGTGCTTGAAGTTCATGTCTGCGCCTGCGCCGTGGGTGAGCATGACGGCGGTGTGAGCATGCGCGGCAGTGGCCGGGACGCTCCACGCCGCTTCCAGAAGTTTGGTTCCGAACGGAATCTTCACGGGTTCCTGTGATTTAAACGATGGACAGTTTAAATCATAGACTTAATATAGAAACGACGTTATGTTCGCGCGTAAACTGACGCACAAACCACGCCCACGGGTTCATCTCGCGGGTAAACTCTCATTTTAACTTGCAGAACtgtggtttaaagttttaacttaGAAATTCAACCCGAATAACAACCGGATTTACAAGATTTACCTCAAAAAATGTCTCCATCTCAACCGAACCGAGCCACCAGCTCGTGTCACTGAAACTAACATTAGACGGTGCGACACCTGGCGTTCAAAACGAGTCATTACATCTTTTACTCATGCAGCCTCTGATGTGAGAAAGATGCATCACCGACGaaagttaaaacataaaaatataaaaaataaacatttgtaggTTCTATTTTTTATCCTGGTGATCATaattcagttattttattatttgctgCAGAATAAAGAAGAAGATCTATAtgtaaatttgttaaaaacgttctaaaagttttttgttggtggaaaaataatttaaattgaaGGATCACATTCAACCAGGTGACTTTTTGAGGATAAGAAGTCCAGATTACATAATTTAACTTCAAGACtacaataaagaacattttcattctaATGTCAGGCATGAAATTATAGTTTGTATTCAAGGAATGGGATTTTAACTTGAAAACTAACTTTTTGAAAAGAATGTCATCTTTTCAGGTCCAAAAACACATCTAACTcttataaaaatgatattttttcccCAGAAACATATCCATTTAAATGTCAGCACtgattactctttaaaaaagtcaacaatTCTATGTTTAAACATCACTTAAAAGTGtacaaatgttttgatattgtattaaattgtgttgaaaaaaaaagaagaaaagtcaaacacaatggaaaaaaatatatttattattaaaaaagattaaatatacATGAACGTCATAAAGTTAGTTGTTTTTGGCAGCATACAGTATGAAGATGTTGTTTGTCAGCAATCAAAGTTCATCCtttacctggaaaaaaataaaatattcccattaataaaacagaatctGACACGAATTAACATCTTAGTAAAGTTCTATGAAGTTTTTTGATTGGTGTAATGTCACTAATTTAACAGCAGGGGGAGCCAGACTGggattattactttttttaaggatggtaacctttttttccccatcatttacaacaaaaataagataTTAAACCTCATAAcgtttaatttataatttagtttacatcatagattttcttattttaaagtcttgatgaataaaacatgaacataaTAGTAACTGATTTATATAAGCatttctttatcttttgtttgattcattttccAATTAAGTTATGACTAAATATGCtaattagctttgattatttatgtatatatatatatatttttgtctttttgcttgaaacaaactaattccaaaacagctttttttgtacaaatacattaaaGTTGTTTAGACATTTTCTAATCTAGTGGAACAAACCATTATTACCAAatttgagggatttttttttcaatttttttttttttttcccccaagaaTGCAAATAATATTCCGGCTTAAGGTCTAACATCGTACATTCTTGCTTCTTTGTTTACCaaacttaaattttaaagaccaactttggtgaaaatagtgtttttaaaatgtttttgtagcatttttctattGAAGGAGGACACATATGAAGACatgaagcttaaatttgcatttctgagtatttctatattctAATCGTTGTGAATGAGGAGAAGACAACagaatatttgaaaaagatcgtatttctAACGTAGAAAATACGATGGTCTCTCAGAAACAGGAGGGGAAAGAGGGCGGAGCTACTCCACACCaatgatcccgcccacaactcagaggtgagtttctaatgaattcctgccagaaatcctagaaaacaatttttactttgggtaaaaactgcatcatttaaaataaagacataggaagtagattaaaagatgatcggagtgaaaCTTTAGACCAAAAACCATCTGGAACAGGGATAAACCTGTTTGTCTCAAGAGTTTTGTGAAGCCAAGGTCAATCCCAGTTTATGTGAATGAGGTTTGAATTGTACTAAATATTGTATTTGAATACAAACTAGCATGAACTTTTACTTCTTTATCTTCACAGACCTGCTTCTAGCTACATAAGCTAATAACATGAACTAATAAAGGAtcaaataaaatgctttaatgAAGTTACATTTCCTTCTCGTACCCCGACTCTGTGACAGGAACATGGAAAGAGTTCATCCTCCGGCTGCTCCACCAGCTCCATTCCCTCCCGCACCTTTGGCCGGCTCACCTGGAGTTTGGAATACTCCTAAAGCAGACGACACTTTTAGAtcgtttaggcttttttaagctgtatttttttttcttttcgttaGTGCAAACATCAATACCGTGAAAAGTCTGTAGTAGTAACAGAAAATGGTGTCTCCCATGAGGTGACGGCGAGCAAACTGCTGTCCTGCCAGAGCAATCTTCTGAGCCTGACGGAGTCCAGACGAAGTAAACCAttataacattttcaaaatcgGTGTTTGGAGGAGTTTAGATCCTCACCTCTGAGTCGTGGTCCCGAGCCCACCGGATCTTCTCCAGCAGGTCCCCCAGGTCGGCTCTGACCGGGATGTAATGCTCCCACGCTCGCAGCTGCTGGTAGAAATGCTCGTAGTAACTGGAGTCCACCTTGAAGACCGCGCTGTCTCCGGCCAGCAGGTACGGCAGCCGGTACGCCGCCACGGTGCCGTCGATGTTTATCTGATACTTGTACTGAAGGGGAACAGAGAGGATATCGTTGTTAtagagcacatgtcaaagtcgaggcccgggggccggatctggccccccaGATCAGtttggcctgatgttatcttgagctcatttctaacttgtataattttgacaaaatatatttttatggagagtaaaatattgaaagttatttaaggtttaagttgatttattctggaataatattcctgacttttttatcataattatgttagaaagttatggttttaaagttttaaaaattggcattctgctagctttaggactattttggtatttttttaagatttatttggctattttggagtttagctaatatttcagctaaatgttttcGCTAATTTCcgatttttatttagctttttagtctgttgtgtattttagcttagctaatatttcagctacatgctagctgtttcagctaattctggcttttttttttaggatatttaggagtttagctcatattttagccatctgttgctgttttggttaattcaggcttttttatttttttaggtttttggagtttacctaatatttcagctacatactagctgtttttgctaatttaggcttctttctgttttattctgctagctttttggactattttggtataagattttttaggatattttggagttcagctagtatttcagctaaatgctagctgtttcagctaatttctgctttttgcatttttttaggctatttaggagtttagctcatatttcagctacatgctagccgtttttaGTTGTATGTTGtatgttattgtttttagtttattaggcacatttgacatttagctaatattttagctagctatcagcttcaatgatttaaactatcaatttcagcatcttcaactatcagcactagcattatcccaggtaatgctatatatttagatcaaaatcatgttaaaaagttacgattctaaagttttaaaaatgtagttttagagtgttttaataaatgtttatcctgctctcctcacgacctaaggtgttcgttagattttggctccttgtgtgattgagttcgacactctAATGCTAAAGCgaagttaaaataaaaggtgGATCCTGTTTACCTTAAAGAAGTCAAAGAAGGAGACGTGTTTGACCAGCGGGCCGTACAGGCCCTCGTCATgcttgaagaagaagaagttggTGAAGGCGGCGTCGATCAGGTCAGGGTGAGCTCTGGAGAGCTTCACCAGCTCCAGCCGCTCCTGGCGGCTGTCCCGCCCCCTCCAGAAGGCCGTGGCGTTCTTCTCGGCCCACGCTGGCCCGGTGTTGCCCTGAACAGACATCATGTCCAGGCTTACTCTGTTTGTTGCACAAAATCAATGTCAGGATCTCCACTTTCCTGAAGTTCCTCAAGCTGTTAGAGTCATAATCATATCAGGAAATGAGGCAGAAGTTCTGAAGGCGCCAACTAGGGTATTAAAAAGttcattaatattaaaaatattgaaaatcattTCAAGATCActttacaacaacaaaattaaatatttaaaaccagCAAAGAGCAACAAAGAGACGGAGGAGTGGAGGGAGAAAGATCCAGGTCAGATCCATAAACATCAGACGATAAACTCTTTACGTCTTCTCTTTAAGTTTCATATTTTCTCAACTCAAACCGCCTTTATTATCAAAATCAAACGCCAGGATTCTTTCATTCAAGTTTTAGAAAACCTAAAAACGTCACAGTTCTGCTTTATGCAAATGACTCCACTTGTTTCCTGTGAAATTCAGAATCCAACGTTCTCCACCAGCAGAAGCTCTTTATTATTGAGCTCCATTATATCTTAAGGACGTCTTTGTTCCTCGTTTCCTTTAAACTGAACGCAGACGCTCAAAAATCATCTCAGAAAGAGACTTGAATTATTAAACATCATAAAGACGAGAATATTTGAATGCAGCCCGTTTTAGGAcaagaagaaaatgttgattttatatcaaatgtttttctgtccGTCCATCTGCATGGATCCGTTTGTCCCATAGCTGCAGGTGAGCGGCTCTCACCTCCCCATGGTCTCCAGGACGGACTCCGTCAGGTCGTACGTGGGCATCACGATGTCTCTGGTGCTGTTGGAGCCGCACCAGGAGAAGATGGGATGGATGTGGTCCGTGGGTTTCCTCTTCTCCAGAGGCCAGTCCCCCAGATTAACGAAGAACTCCAGATCCGGGAGGCGCACCTGCACTCACAGGACACGCCCACGCTGCAGGTCAGCTCACACGGTGCTCTTTAACTGAATCTTAAAGACTTCCGCAGCGGAAAATATTCCTGTTTGTCAAGGTTGCACTTGATTTTCAAACTGCTTAAGCATGAAGGAGCTTACCTTCCGAGTGAGTGACAGCAGAACGGCGTCCATGAAGATCCGGAAGCCAACGTGTTCTCCAAACGTCTTGATGTAAACCTGACAGGAAGAGAAAAACGCTCCATAAATCAGCGTTTACTGTCACATCACGGCACTGAAAAGACAAGCAAGTCACATATTTCATCtaattattttctaataaatatatCTCAAcaatttttatgtgtttttttatttttaatatctttttctgttgattttattggtgaaaattgcttaaaataaaccagagtAGAATCCAAAATGAAGGAAACTTGTAGAATTAGACAGATTTGTCTAATTAATAGACATCCTTGATTGATCATCAGCTGCTTTTAAAGATGTGCATAAATGACACCATAtctctcaaaaaaaaacaacaataaaatttaTGAACCGAAAAGGGAATAAAACACAGTGAGAACTGTTGAGGTCTTAGGAGAAGAACTTAACTTTAAGTTATTTAGTCTTAAGTTCAATAATGATTTCTTTGGCTTACATTCTTAATATCCTTATTTacctttatatttattttctaaccaTAGTATTActtcatatttgatttttttgtgaatatttatgcattttttaactatttcatTGTAGTATTCCTTttttaatgcttgaaataaatccatcaaatcaaattaaaacattaagaaatgcgagtaaaaagctatttttgatGAGATTTTATTGAAacgtttacatattttttaccaTTATTATCAGTGCTGTCATgtggattattatttttgagtAATTGATTAATCGTGACTTGTAACtaattgaatcaaatttttTTGCAATGAATCGaagctaaaaaacattaaattctttgtttttaaacaactgtgttaaaagatttaaaggtaaagcagattttttaaaaccctGGATAACTCATCAAAATGgcccttttttattatttgttttatttttttgtcattgttaatTGCTGCAAACCAAAACGTTCAGATGAACTTTTAGACCCCAGGAGAAGATTGTTCTCGGATTCCTTAAGGGAaaagcttttttacattttttgtgaaagtttaaggttaaaaatgaacaagaaaatcaaaatcaaagatattTTTCGCATGACTAAAGTATTTCTTCTCATCTTTAAGGTGTTGACTGCAGTCATCCAGATTCAGATACAATCACATCCTGAGAATAAATTTAGATACGACTAAAGAGATGGACTGTTACAGAAATTCTATgcagaataaataaagaattatctTTTTGTCCTGCTGTgagaaacacaacaaacttTAGACGTAAACCAAAATCCAGGTTTTAAAGTTGGAGTTTGAACTCAggaagatgaagcagaaaaacaaactttctgtgACTATTCATCATGAGAACATCTGCAGACTCCTCTGAAAACGGATCCAAAACGCGGAGACGTTTGTCCTCAGTTGCCCCATTCTTGTTGAACTTCATGTTCCTCACATGACCCGTTAGGAAATACCTTGTTGTCTTTGACGGTGTAGTGGCACAGGCTTTGCCGCTGCCTGAACCGCTGTGGGATCTCCTGAGCATTGCGGTCCGGATCGATGCTCCTGAAGTGGGACAGATCCTGGTCTATCTGGGCGAAGGACTGAGGACAGTGCATGTGGGCCTCCCAAACAGAACCGCTCGGCTGGGGACAGTCACAGCCTTCATGATAAACCGGACCTGCAAGGGAAGAACTCTCTGAGAAACTTCTCTGGTACCCCAAAGAACCACGACTATGATGTTTGTGAGatgaagatgatcagaatgttctgttttaaccCTATTCTACCTTTGAGCGTATACGGCGACTTCCCAACATGCTCCCctttgtgaaaaatgtggatttgcaGGTCTGTATAGGTGGCATACATCCGGTAGCGAACTAGGAAAGACCCGTCCCGACGGTCCAGAACCTGAACCCAGATCCTGGTGAACTGCTCCACCGCAGACGTGATCTTCACCTCAAAGCTTTTCTCCCCCGGCGAAGATGTTAGGCTGTGAGGAGAAGGGGACACACACAATTTTGATTTCC
This window contains:
- the poglut2 gene encoding protein O-glucosyltransferase 2, with the protein product MSPGLLPLFGVCFCLGVFGHLGTKAASVLDPDKTLIWGPGLEANVVLPARFFYIQAVDSFGTNLTSSPGEKSFEVKITSAVEQFTRIWVQVLDRRDGSFLVRYRMYATYTDLQIHIFHKGEHVGKSPYTLKGPVYHEGCDCPQPSGSVWEAHMHCPQSFAQIDQDLSHFRSIDPDRNAQEIPQRFRQRQSLCHYTVKDNKVYIKTFGEHVGFRIFMDAVLLSLTRKVRLPDLEFFVNLGDWPLEKRKPTDHIHPIFSWCGSNSTRDIVMPTYDLTESVLETMGRVSLDMMSVQGNTGPAWAEKNATAFWRGRDSRQERLELVKLSRAHPDLIDAAFTNFFFFKHDEGLYGPLVKHVSFFDFFKYKYQINIDGTVAAYRLPYLLAGDSAVFKVDSSYYEHFYQQLRAWEHYIPVRADLGDLLEKIRWARDHDSEAQKIALAGQQFARRHLMGDTIFCYYYRLFTEYSKLQVSRPKVREGMELVEQPEDELFPCSCHRVGVKDEL